From the genome of Streptacidiphilus rugosus AM-16, one region includes:
- a CDS encoding aquaporin, with protein MGSVAGPGSGAARRQVARRLGGEAVGTALLAATAVGTGEKAAGLGATPGIALLAGSLATALALAVLITLLAPVSGGHLNPVVTLAGWRPSRRGGGPVAAYLAAQTAGALGGTVLAEAMFGRPLLSLTGARHGGAALLLGEAVATAGLVLVVRGLVRSGREGLLGVLVPAYVGAGIWFTSSGAFANPAVTLARALIGGPAGLAPGSLPGLLAAQLLGTAAGAALAAWLFPASGSGLAVPTEADDSSGIDQEERRAEISVSCCCQSLLSS; from the coding sequence GTGGGTTCGGTCGCGGGTCCTGGCTCGGGCGCGGCGCGTCGGCAGGTGGCGCGCAGGCTCGGCGGGGAGGCGGTGGGGACCGCGCTGCTGGCGGCGACGGCGGTCGGCACGGGGGAGAAGGCCGCGGGCCTGGGCGCCACCCCCGGCATCGCCCTGCTGGCCGGCTCGCTGGCCACCGCCCTGGCGCTGGCCGTGCTGATCACGCTCCTCGCGCCCGTCTCCGGCGGCCACCTCAACCCCGTGGTCACGCTGGCCGGTTGGCGGCCCTCGCGGCGTGGCGGCGGTCCGGTCGCCGCGTATCTCGCCGCGCAGACGGCGGGCGCGCTGGGCGGCACGGTGCTGGCCGAGGCGATGTTCGGACGTCCGCTGCTCTCGCTCACGGGCGCGCGCCACGGTGGCGCCGCGCTGCTGCTCGGCGAGGCGGTGGCGACGGCCGGACTGGTCCTGGTCGTGCGCGGGCTGGTCCGCAGCGGCCGGGAGGGGCTGCTCGGCGTGCTGGTTCCGGCCTATGTCGGCGCGGGCATCTGGTTCACCTCCTCCGGCGCCTTCGCCAACCCGGCCGTCACGCTCGCCCGTGCGCTGATCGGCGGTCCGGCGGGCCTCGCGCCCGGGTCCCTTCCGGGCCTGCTGGCCGCCCAACTCCTGGGCACCGCCGCCGGTGCGGCGCTCGCCGCCTGGCTCTTCCCGGCGTCGGGCAGCGGTCTCGCGGTACCGACGGAAGCAGATGATTCCTCCGGAATCGACCAAGAAGAACGACGTGCCGAGATCAGCGTGTCCTGCTGCTGTCAGTCCCTTTTGTCGTCCTAG
- a CDS encoding UbiA prenyltransferase family protein, which produces MSEIAGVRARGKSGAVAHTVRTARTCAAEARPVVQIVFVMRFMTGLLFQLPGTLSPFRAALGALGWRGDALAGRRTLAVVRGERAARVLSAAGAVWVALRCRRPHAARGPYRAFMVTQYATHAAMLTALAVRSAETAA; this is translated from the coding sequence ATGAGTGAGATAGCCGGCGTTCGCGCCAGGGGGAAGTCGGGGGCGGTCGCCCACACCGTCCGGACCGCGCGGACGTGCGCGGCCGAGGCACGGCCCGTGGTGCAGATCGTGTTCGTGATGCGGTTCATGACCGGCCTCCTGTTCCAACTGCCGGGCACCCTGAGCCCGTTCAGGGCGGCGCTCGGAGCCCTCGGCTGGCGCGGCGACGCCCTCGCGGGCCGCCGCACCCTCGCGGTGGTCCGCGGCGAGCGGGCCGCCCGCGTCCTCTCCGCCGCGGGCGCGGTCTGGGTCGCCCTGCGCTGCCGCCGCCCGCACGCCGCCCGTGGCCCGTACCGCGCGTTCATGGTCACGCAGTACGCCACCCATGCCGCGATGCTGACGGCGTTGGCGGTCCGGTCGGCGGAGACGGCCGCCTGA
- a CDS encoding 3-hydroxyacyl-CoA dehydrogenase NAD-binding domain-containing protein, producing MTSQTHGTTDPNNPTGTIRWEQDADGVVTLVLDDPSQAVNTMTPAFTASLADAVARLTTLRDAGELRGVIVTSAKKTFFAGGDLRLLSSIRPEDAQEFFEGSMGIKRNLRALETLGVPVVAAVNGAALGGGLEIALACHHRVALDNPAAKIGLPEVTLGLLPGGGGVVRTVRLLGIADALLKVLLQGRQYRPAQALEVGLVHELAADRDEMLAKARAFIDANPSSQQPWDVKGYKIPGGTPSNPAFAANLPAFPANLAKTLQGAPYPAPRNILATAVESAQVDIDTAFVIEGRYFTELATGQTAKNMIQAFFFDLQAVNAGANRPADVPARTVAKVAVLGAGMMGAGIAYSCAKAGIQVVLKDVSQEAAEHGKAYSAGLLDKALSRGRTTEAKRDALLALITPTADPADLAGCDAVIEAVFENTELKHQVFAEIQDVLAPDALLCSNTSTLPITQLAEGVKRPEDFIGLHFFSPVDKMPLVEIIKGERTGDEALARAFDLVRQINKTPIVVNDSRGFFTSRVIGQFINEGVAMVGEGVDPSSVEQAAAQAGYPAKVLSLMDELTLTLPRKIRDESRRAVEAEGRTWTPHPADTVLDRMLDEFGRPGRSGGAGFYEYVDGKRAGLWPGLREHFTSAKGDGSAAVPFKDMQERMLFAEALDTVRCLEEGVLTSVADANIGSILGIGFPGWTGGVLQYINGYEGGPAGFTARARELAAAYGERFEPPALLVAKAGSGETLTD from the coding sequence ATGACCAGCCAGACCCACGGCACCACCGACCCGAACAACCCCACGGGCACCATCCGCTGGGAGCAGGACGCCGACGGCGTCGTCACCCTGGTGCTCGACGACCCCTCCCAGGCCGTCAACACGATGACGCCCGCCTTCACCGCCTCCCTCGCCGACGCCGTCGCGCGGCTGACCACGCTCAGGGACGCCGGGGAACTGCGCGGCGTGATCGTCACCTCGGCCAAGAAGACCTTCTTCGCCGGCGGCGACCTGCGCCTGCTCAGCTCGATCCGGCCCGAGGACGCACAGGAGTTCTTCGAGGGCTCGATGGGCATCAAGCGGAACCTGCGCGCGCTTGAGACCCTCGGCGTCCCGGTGGTCGCCGCCGTCAACGGCGCGGCGCTCGGCGGCGGACTGGAGATCGCGCTGGCCTGCCACCACCGCGTGGCGCTCGACAACCCGGCGGCCAAGATCGGCCTGCCCGAGGTGACGCTCGGTCTGCTGCCGGGCGGTGGCGGCGTGGTGCGCACGGTGCGCCTGCTCGGGATCGCCGACGCGCTGCTGAAGGTGCTGCTGCAAGGCCGGCAGTACCGCCCGGCCCAGGCGCTCGAGGTCGGCCTGGTGCACGAACTCGCCGCCGACCGCGACGAGATGCTGGCGAAGGCTCGGGCGTTCATCGACGCGAACCCGAGTTCGCAACAGCCCTGGGACGTGAAGGGCTACAAGATCCCCGGCGGGACGCCGAGCAACCCGGCCTTCGCGGCCAACCTCCCGGCCTTCCCCGCCAACCTGGCGAAGACCCTGCAGGGAGCCCCCTACCCGGCCCCGCGCAACATCCTGGCGACGGCCGTCGAGTCGGCGCAGGTCGACATCGACACGGCGTTCGTGATCGAGGGCCGCTACTTCACCGAGCTGGCGACCGGCCAGACCGCCAAGAACATGATCCAGGCCTTCTTCTTCGACCTCCAGGCCGTCAACGCCGGCGCGAACCGGCCGGCCGACGTCCCGGCCCGTACGGTGGCCAAGGTCGCCGTGCTCGGCGCGGGCATGATGGGCGCGGGCATCGCCTACTCCTGTGCCAAGGCCGGGATCCAGGTGGTCCTCAAGGACGTGAGCCAGGAGGCTGCGGAGCACGGCAAGGCCTACTCGGCCGGCCTGCTGGACAAGGCGCTCTCGCGCGGCCGCACCACCGAGGCCAAGCGCGACGCGCTGCTCGCCCTGATCACGCCGACCGCCGACCCGGCGGACCTGGCGGGCTGCGACGCCGTCATCGAGGCGGTGTTCGAGAACACCGAGTTGAAGCACCAGGTCTTCGCGGAGATCCAGGACGTGCTGGCGCCGGACGCGCTGCTCTGCTCCAACACCTCCACCCTCCCGATCACCCAGCTCGCCGAGGGCGTGAAGCGACCCGAGGACTTCATCGGACTGCACTTCTTCTCGCCGGTCGACAAGATGCCGCTGGTCGAGATCATCAAGGGCGAGCGGACCGGTGACGAGGCGCTGGCCCGCGCCTTCGACCTGGTGCGGCAGATCAACAAGACGCCGATCGTGGTCAACGACTCGCGCGGCTTCTTCACCTCCCGCGTCATCGGACAGTTCATCAACGAGGGTGTCGCGATGGTCGGCGAGGGCGTCGACCCCTCCTCGGTCGAGCAGGCCGCCGCGCAGGCCGGTTACCCGGCGAAGGTGCTGTCGCTGATGGACGAGCTGACGCTGACCCTGCCGCGCAAGATCCGCGACGAGTCGCGCCGCGCCGTCGAGGCCGAGGGGCGCACCTGGACGCCGCACCCGGCCGACACGGTGCTGGACCGGATGCTCGACGAGTTCGGCCGGCCCGGACGCAGCGGCGGGGCGGGTTTCTACGAGTACGTGGACGGCAAGCGCGCCGGCCTCTGGCCGGGGCTGCGCGAGCACTTCACCTCGGCGAAGGGCGACGGCTCGGCCGCGGTCCCGTTCAAGGACATGCAGGAGCGGATGCTGTTCGCCGAGGCGCTGGACACCGTCCGCTGCCTGGAGGAGGGCGTACTGACCTCGGTGGCGGACGCGAACATCGGCAGCATCCTGGGCATCGGCTTCCCCGGGTGGACCGGCGGCGTGCTGCAGTACATCAACGGCTACGAGGGCGGCCCGGCCGGGTTCACGGCGCGGGCGCGGGAGTTGGCGGCGGCGTACGGGGAGCGGTTCGAGCCGCCGGCGCTGCTCGTCGCGAAGGCCGGGAGCGGCGAGACCCTCACCGACTGA
- a CDS encoding acetyl-CoA C-acetyltransferase yields the protein MTTEAFVYDAIRTPRGRGKATGSLHGTKPIDLVVGLIHELRRRFPDLDPAAIDDVVLGVVSPLGDQGSDIAKVAAIAAGLPETVAGVQENRFCASGLEAVNIAAAKVRSGWEDLILAGGVESMSRVPMGSDGGAWAMDPMTSFETGFVPQGVGADLIATIEGYSRTDVDAFAAESQARAAEAQKEGRFERSVVPVRDRNGIVVLDRDEFIRPGTTVESLAGLKPSFATIGELGGFDAVALQKYHWVEKIDHVHHAGNSSGIVDGAALVAIGNAEIGARYGLTPRARIVSAAVSGADPTIMLTGPAPATRKALAKAGLTPDDIDLVEINEAFAGVALRFMRDLGFDHAKVNVNGGAIALGHPLGATGAMLLGTVLDELERRDLRRGLITLCVGGGMGIATIIERL from the coding sequence GTGACCACCGAAGCATTCGTCTATGACGCGATCCGCACCCCGCGCGGCCGAGGCAAGGCCACCGGTTCGCTGCACGGCACCAAGCCGATCGACCTGGTCGTCGGCCTGATCCACGAGCTGCGGCGGCGCTTCCCCGACCTCGACCCGGCGGCGATCGACGACGTCGTGCTCGGCGTGGTCAGTCCGCTCGGCGATCAGGGCTCGGACATCGCCAAGGTCGCGGCCATCGCCGCCGGGCTGCCGGAGACGGTGGCCGGCGTGCAGGAGAACCGCTTCTGCGCGTCCGGTCTGGAGGCGGTGAACATCGCCGCCGCCAAGGTCCGTTCGGGCTGGGAGGACCTGATCCTGGCGGGCGGCGTGGAGTCGATGTCGCGAGTGCCCATGGGCAGCGACGGCGGCGCGTGGGCGATGGACCCGATGACCAGCTTCGAGACCGGCTTCGTGCCACAGGGCGTCGGCGCGGACCTGATCGCCACCATCGAGGGCTACTCGCGCACGGACGTGGACGCCTTCGCGGCGGAGTCGCAGGCGCGGGCCGCAGAGGCGCAGAAGGAGGGGCGCTTCGAGCGCTCCGTCGTGCCGGTCAGGGACCGCAACGGGATCGTGGTGCTGGACCGCGACGAGTTCATCCGCCCTGGCACCACCGTCGAGTCGCTGGCCGGCCTCAAGCCGTCCTTCGCGACGATCGGCGAACTCGGCGGCTTCGACGCGGTGGCGCTGCAGAAGTACCACTGGGTGGAGAAGATCGACCACGTCCACCACGCGGGCAACTCCTCCGGCATCGTGGACGGCGCGGCGCTGGTGGCGATCGGCAACGCGGAGATCGGCGCACGCTACGGATTGACCCCGCGGGCGCGGATCGTCTCCGCGGCGGTGTCCGGGGCGGACCCGACGATCATGCTGACCGGCCCCGCGCCGGCCACCCGCAAGGCGCTGGCCAAGGCGGGGCTGACCCCCGACGACATCGACCTGGTCGAGATCAACGAGGCGTTCGCGGGTGTGGCCCTGCGCTTCATGCGGGACCTCGGCTTCGACCACGCCAAGGTCAACGTCAACGGCGGTGCGATCGCGCTCGGCCACCCGCTGGGCGCGACCGGCGCGATGCTGCTCGGCACCGTGCTGGACGAGCTGGAGCGGCGTGACCTGCGTCGCGGGCTGATCACGCTGTGCGTCGGCGGCGGCATGGGCATCGCGACGATCATCGAGCGCCTCTGA
- a CDS encoding alpha/beta fold hydrolase, translating to MPAEVSYQHDTAQGPRTVTVRYERRGSGTPLLLLHGIGHHWQAWEPVLPALAEEHEVFAVDLPGFGTSAPLPPGTPYDLDTVVPSLGLLCDALGVERPHVAGNSLGGLLALEMGRRGLARSVTALSPAGFWNRPEQVYAFAVLLYMRFGSRTLPESVVRRLAANPSTRGLLVGSIYARPKLRSPEDAVAETRALRDARGFSATLRAGLDVNFTAEVTDVPVTVGWGSRDRLLLPKQADRAERRLPKAKVVRLPGCGHVPMNDDPELVARTILEASRDA from the coding sequence ATGCCCGCCGAGGTCTCCTACCAGCACGACACCGCCCAGGGCCCACGAACCGTCACCGTGCGGTACGAGCGCCGGGGCAGCGGCACGCCCCTGCTCCTGCTGCACGGAATCGGGCACCACTGGCAGGCCTGGGAGCCGGTCCTGCCGGCGCTCGCCGAGGAGCACGAGGTCTTTGCCGTCGACCTGCCCGGCTTCGGCACCTCCGCGCCGTTGCCGCCCGGGACCCCGTACGACCTGGACACCGTCGTACCGTCACTCGGACTGCTCTGCGACGCGCTCGGGGTCGAGCGTCCGCACGTGGCGGGCAACTCGCTCGGCGGACTGCTGGCCCTGGAGATGGGCCGCCGCGGCCTGGCCCGCTCCGTCACCGCGCTCTCTCCCGCCGGTTTCTGGAACCGGCCCGAGCAGGTGTACGCCTTCGCGGTGCTGCTCTACATGCGCTTCGGCTCACGCACCCTGCCCGAGTCCGTGGTCCGCCGCCTCGCCGCCAATCCGAGCACCCGCGGCCTGCTGGTCGGCAGCATCTACGCCCGGCCGAAGCTCCGCTCCCCCGAGGACGCCGTCGCCGAGACGCGGGCGCTGCGCGACGCCCGGGGCTTCTCCGCCACCCTGCGGGCGGGCCTCGACGTCAACTTCACCGCCGAGGTGACCGACGTCCCCGTCACCGTCGGCTGGGGCAGCCGGGACCGGCTGCTGCTGCCGAAGCAGGCCGACCGCGCCGAGCGGCGCCTGCCCAAGGCCAAGGTCGTCCGGCTGCCCGGCTGCGGACATGTCCCCATGAACGACGACCCCGAGCTGGTGGCCCGGACGATCCTGGAGGCCAGCAGGGACGCCTAG